AATGGTCAGAATCTTCTGAGTCCATTGTAGAAAACAAGATCCAGCTACACTCACCGAGAGCGTCAGAAGCAACATTAcgtagagaaaaatataaagagaataaataCGTACATAGGATGGGACTATAAATTTCATGATAATTCTGTGTCGAAACATTGAGtcgttgaaattgaaattgcatgTATCGCATATTCcacatttttcgataattatacgatatattgaccaatatcaaaaaaacaaGTTTCGGTTCAAGTGTAGTTTCGAATCGGTTtcgaaagaataaaacaaagatattGATTCGACTGAGGtattgaagaaaaagtaatttttgcatttaatacTAACCATCGTCCGAGACATCGCTCGAAAGCGGTTTCCGTTGCTGATTGGTCGGCGAAAGTGACGATTGAGAAATTTCATGCGTTTCGTGCAGAGAGTCTAAGCTACCGTAACGAATAGACGATAGCGTTGAACCTTCCAATATTtgctacaaaatatttaaaaaattagaaaatacgtCACGAATTGAAAGCGAAACGTATTTACGAACGATTCGAGGTATGCGAGAATTCCATAGtcgatcaaattaaaataacagtttcgaaattctttggAATTCCAATAATCTCGAATTACATAATCTCGAAAGCATTGATCTTCAATCACGAGACGATTCAATTTGCTTCGATACTTTGCACTCCTCGCATGCCTTTACgaatcgtgttttttttttttttttgcttttagtCACGATAAGATGAACGATAACGTGTAAACTTACTTCGGTGtctgttttcaattttttaatagtactATCAGAGATGTTTTCTTGAGGTAAAATCGTAGTAGATTCGTTTGCGAGTAGCGACACTCGTCTAACGGACGTAGGTTGTTGTTGTACGGCTATCGAAAGATGTGGCACTCGACCGGTCGATCGAGAGCCGATATCAAGATAAGATTTATCGTTGAAGTTGGAAAGTCTTGTTGCGGATGAAAGATAAGCAGTAGGTGTCATTACAGTACTGTCAACTATACTATCGAGCAAATCATcgttttccatttcatttttagCCAATTGCCATTCCGTCTCGATTCTCCGGCgctcttcttctctcctttcaGCTTCTCGCCTCTGTCGATTTTGATCTCTCTGCAACATTGCTTTTGTTTCCTGTTCGAATCTTCGTATACGTTCCTGAGTAGTTGCGCTCAAACCAGCGTACGTTCTTATCGTGATCTCGTCGTTGCTTTGCTTGGTATCATTCGAGGCACTCGAAAGTGTCGAACTTGCGTCGAAGCAGCTCAGGCCAGTCTCGCTAGAGAGTCGGGACGACTCCGAAGTCGACGAGACGGTCGAGCGATGGATCGGTGATTGCATCGATGGAACCGACTCTATCgtacgatttaaatatttgttcgaCTTTTCGGAAGGAACGACATTATCGTGATTGTTTAACATATCACGGTTGGTAATGGCGCAATCGGCTATTATATCGTCGGTGCTAGCATGTGCGATACCATCGAGCGTCGGTGATCGATCATCGGATCGATCAGTGGAACGATCGATGGAACGATtcgattgattttgattttcgtGCATCAAAACGATCTCACTGACCGAACATTGCCTCTCGTTCAATGCCATACTTCGTCGGTTTTGTAGATTTTCCGTATCTTGTTTCATCCTCGGctttatatgaaatagaaaacaGTTGCAACAATTTAACCAATATTATCACTTTAAAcgagattatataataaaatataaattatctatacaGTAAATATATCACATCTCTCGAATCGAAACAAACCTTATCGACTTCGTGAGTTTCGTTATCCGTCTCATCTtgacattttcttcttctttgtatttttcgaTTAGCAGCGGATATGATGGATGACACGATGTCTTTGGCGGATGCCATTTCGCGTActcctattttatttaaatcaaaatgaaatttaattatttcaatttgaaacgaTAATAATGGATAATAACAGAACACATGCATAGACGTACCTTCGactttttgaatattgttCAACAAGAGATTATGATTATTACTGGAAGTTGTTGTCTCGATCTCACTAGTGTCTGCTGGAAGACTAAGATTAACGCTCAATCTACTTAAATCATCCAAATCATCGTCCGAAAAGAACCAATCGacctgaaataaaataatcctaTTCAACATTTCTGTTTTCGCaaacaatcattttttattcgcgcaaataaaattattaaattgcatcTACGTACATTGTTTAATAAGCTCTCGACGATCCGACATTGATGCGACATATCGGTAACCATAGTAACCATATTGTCCCGAGAACCACTTGCTCTAACCAAAGTAGGGCCGAATACAATGGCTAAATTCTTTGCTTCCATTTTATTAACCTCGCTATGTTCAACTATTCTTTTCAgatgaaacattaaatatttaagagttGCGAAATGATGTTCTGGAAGATCTCTCAGCAACTTTCTTATAGTTGTCATTCTCCTCTGGGGATCTTCGACTTTATCAGCATCGATAAACATAGGATATAATTCTGCAGTAAGCAACGAATCCGGGAGTTGCCGAAAAAAGGACTTGAGAAGAGAAGATATTACATTTACGTCGCTCCATCTAggatcctaaaaaaaaaaaaaaaacagtaaccaaaaagaaaaataaataatcaaatgaattacattaattaaataacaaatgtaTAATACACATATACGATAAATGCATAACGATACATTATTTTACCTggagattaatattttcgaaacctTTGTTCACGCTATCTGTTAAATGTGAAATAGCAGCGGTATTACCGGGTACCCTATAAATGCCAACCACTTCAAGACCCCTCGCTTCGACAATACTGGTACACATTTCGACGATCAATGGTACATATTCTGAGAAAGATGACTGTGACcaccaaataaaaaaaaatttttaatcatttagaaTATACGATAGTTTgtctcgaaataaaattaaaaatgtatatacgtatatataattaccgGTGGACAGAGTTCGAGTGGAACTTTAAAAGTAGCACCTTCTGGTGGTAATTGCGTGGTTGGAGATGAAGGAGATGCCGTTTGACCGTGCATTTTTCGTAACTGTTTCGCAACTCTACCTTTCCACGTCTTGGTTTTCGGAGAAACTAAATTATCGATCGTTTGACTCGGTTTTCGAGTCTTATTTATCGGCGATTGTCCGGTCGGAGATCTGTTCCTAAAGGAAGTTAATTTCTTGATACCTTTGTGTCCTGGAAGAGGACTCAATCGTTGACTACCGCTACCACTACTAGTCGACACTGTCATTGTTACAGAGTTCATTTGACATGGTGAAGAACTATTCGTAGGTCCTGGTGTTTGTGGGACAGCTTGTTGCTTCAAAGTGCTATTTTGAGCAATTTCCTAAGtacaattaaatgaaattaaattataataattaatgttacggACGTTTTTCTCACAAATTactttttccaaattaaaaaaatttaaaaaattttttaaaaatcgcaaGCTTAAACTCTTACAGATGGCTTTTCAGCGGCAGCATGCTCATGTAATGCTCGTAACCAAAGTGCCATGGATGCCGCATCTTCGGTCTGCAGTAAAACTTCTGCGTTTGGATTGGCCAATCGTAACACGTGTTTACGTTTCGTGTAATCCTCTGCGATATCTACAAGGGAACATCTTACGTCCACGCTTTGAGCTACATTTTCACCGTCGCAGGCCAACGAAGGACTCTAAAGACGTTCGGAAATTATAAACGTGTAAAAACGTGTAACAAtacatcatttttataaaattgatcggTATAAAAATGTATGCGACATTTCAAAATACCTGATTTTGACGATCCTTGTAAAAGAAGAGAATAGGTCCACGAAGAATACCCCACAATTGTTTCCATGAACGATCGGAAGATCGctgaaattcaataaataatttacgaaatataataattttaaacgtaaATAATTGAGAAGCGTCATTatcatatacaattatatgaaatataacttTACCTTTCCATCTAATACGGTAAATTTTACATGCAGAGGTCCTTCTCGTTCCATTTGACCAACATCTTTTACGATATCCGTGACAGCTGGTTCCCGAGTGTTGCCGCTGAAAAGGTGAAATGTACTTTTTAGGAAAATTCTTTatcaattacttatttttaatgaaaacgcATTTCTAAATCTTTCTCTAATCTAACCGATATAGCGAAAGGAACGAACTACGCGTTTCGACAAATCAAcgattccctttttttctttcattaccaCTTCATTACCGAGCTCTACTTCGAAGCAACAATACACCTATCTATGTaaacaaaaatctttaaacgaaacgaaaaattaattgtaaggAAGAATTAACGCGCGGTTCTACGAACGATTAGTTATTAGTGATTACTGGTTAAAAGCAGACAAATCGAGCGATGGAGTTATTAATATGTTGCGTTCAATTCAGAAACGTTGACGAGCACATAATAAAAACGCGACGAAAGGCAAGATTATTGGGGAAAACGGAATGCAGCATCTTTACGCTTTTCTCAACATGTACTATCCTCaccgattaatatttttgtttaaacttGCAGATTGAGTCACTTCCTCGAAGATGCGACGAAGCGATGCTATATCGTTTGGAAGTAGCCGCCATCTCTTATGAATGCTGAAAATATGGACGGAGGCAGAACTTGATGTATACTCGCGACTGGTCTACTACGATAATACTATGACAGGCAAGTAGTCCACATTCCAAACAGCATAGGaaagttatatattcataCGTGACAGAAAATGCGCAATATACCGTGGATAGACCTAAAAGCTTCGTATTATCGCGACAGTGATCTCGAAGATTTACCTTCTAGAAGTATGAATAACAGGCTCGTAATCGCTTAATTCCAAATCACTGTCAACATGAATTCGTTCACCCCAAGTTGCTTTTAAGTAAGACACTCTTCTTGTGGCACGATCTTCATCCGCTATAGAacgaacaaatataaaaataataattatttcaataaagaatTCACTCGAtgaacaatattattcaatattattttacatacttACCGATCTGCGTATTCTTTTGTCGTCTGAATACAACTTGGTTATTGTGCGTATCATTATCCGATGGTAACATACCTTCGAGACACAAAGAatgttttgattaattaattaaggatATTACAcgatataacatttaaaataaaatgatttaatcctaatcgaaattataaaaagaataaaatagagaattaggtagattaatatagaaaaactaACCGTGTTCAGTTTTAATGATTTGCGTGTAATCATCTTGTTGTTGACTTCTAGATCCTTTCTCGACAATTATCGCATTTTCGTCGCTACTTCTAGTCGTATCCACATAAATGCTATCAtcatttccatttatattaCGCTTTCGTTCAGTGTCGTCCTGTCTTCGTGACCAATGGTGCCTAGCAGTTTCCAACATGTTATTCGCGCTCGTCGACTCCCATGATTCTGCGCTATTACTACGAATTCTTGATTGTACATGTTCCCCATCTATGATTCTTGGATTCGATGTTTCTGGAAATGGTaggtatgatataaaaattgacgaaacattagaatatttttgtaaattgaaacgatatttGCGATGTTAGTATGTTTCAACGCTGtaacattttgaatttaaaaaaatcatattgtacatctatataaaagtaaatctcGTGCAAAGTAACGACACAACATTAAAATCTGTGCGATATACAAatagaacataaaaaaaaataaaagatgaataCAATGaatgtaagaaataaaatttgagacaAAAGTGAGTGAACGAACGAACTTaagttaaaaaaggaaaaagggaagagGTGCACAAAAGAGTAAGAGTGAGAGTGAATGAAAGCgagcgaaagagagaaagagagagagactgcAACACACATTTAACTAATTCATCTCTCTCTTCTACCTTCTAAAGTATTATAGTTGATCGGTGGTTCACAATGGATCTGTTTGCTGCCTATGGGAATTATTCTGTTTCCTTTTAATCCGCTACCTAAATATTCATAGTAGCATATTAAGAAtggataataattggaaagatgcgtataagagaaatatataattatctatgtgtaaaatttttctctgtgttttgttgtttttcattttgtttacaatatttatctaccgtaatttttcttatatattaaaagtagaactattatagattaataaaacatatgataaaaggagagagaaaaaaatataaataaacaactaCATAAGAAAACTCACCACTGTCCAAAGATTTAGTTTCCCTTGTCGATACAGGTGGTAATCTCCTTGGTTCTTGAGCTTCGgctttcgattcgaattctcTTTTCCGAACAGCAACATTTGGTACGCTACGTTTGTTCGACAATCTTGAAAGTTCACTTCGATAAAGGTTAGTACGATCACCAGTCGGTTCATCGTCGTCGCTCAAAAGTCGGCCCGATTCGAATTGTTTGGCTCGTTTCGATACGATTTGAAGTCCTTGCGGAAGTATAGGGAATTTATCGTTCATCTTTTTCTCAGGTCCGGGAGACGAAGGTAAAGAAGAAGCGCCATTTCTCCCATCTATAGATTGTCGTTCACCGGAAAGTAAAGCGCCCACGCTCGCTATATTTTCGTGTATTCTAGACAAAGTTCCAACAAAATTGCTCGATTTGCCTACATTTCGTTGTAATTGTTGCTGATGTTTATCAGATTCTTTCGAATCTCGATTATCGTCACAGCTGGACGGAGTACTCAAACGATCACATACGTTAGGTGTTACAATTTGCTGATGCATATACTCCAGAGGATGAGTCGTGTTAGAAGTTTCTTCGATTTGCTCGTTTCGGGaagtaaaataatcaatttcttcCGCCCCATCGTTACTGCTCTTCATTCTTTGAACGTTCTGATTAGACGAGGATTTATCGGACACAAGTTTTCCAGGGAAAGTTCTGTTACTATTTTGAGCACTTTTCAATATCGACAATTGTTGATCTTGTTTCGAATCGGTCGGTGGCCAAACTTGTTTCTGAAATTTCTGCGGTCTTGCGTAGAATTCTCTTGGAATAACGGTTCCGTTGTTATTGTTTCGAACAGGAGATTCCGATCTCTCTTCGGGCAGAAACCAACCGATCGGTTGACTCGGCCGtcgtaaaaattcttctttttgttcGAAACTTTTGCGAAGCCTTGTCATAATAATCGAATCGTCGATATTCGTATTTCCGATATTTATTCCGCTGCTCGAACTCGTCCCACTATTCGCTCTGTGACCACTCAAATTTCCGTTTCTTCCATTTTCGTTCCTACTTTCATTCGCTTCGTTCCCGACTAGAGTAGAACTGGATTCGTAAGAAGATGGGTCGTTGGCATGGATCGAAGAAGAATCCCTTCTGGAATCGATACCGAATCTAGAACGTGGCTCGCAGGATCTAAGCGCGTCCGTGCTAAGATAGCTTGccgtttcaaaattattaatcatcgaGCCACTGGTACTTCCTTCGCTTGCTCGACGTGAACTGATTCTTTTTGAAGCAGGCCGATAAATAGGTACTTGCGGTTCCGCTCGGGATAAAGGAACTCGTGTCAAACTCGAATGTTGATGAGATTGCTGTTGTttctgttgttgttgttgttgttgttgtggcGATTCTTgttgataatgatgataattagGAGGATGAGGATGAtagtgatgatgatgatgatgatgatgatgagaaGAATGATGATCGATATTCGTCCTTAACGATTCCCCGAATCGAACAGGTTCATATATCGGATCTTTGATCCGATCGTAAATCTGATCGCTATTGGTTCTCGAATAGATAGATTCGGAACGCGTCCTGTCAAAATGAtcgtatttatcattatatttcatatcggATTGCATGGATCTATCGTATGATTGCATTACGGTTAAATTCGATGTATCTTTTCCTAATTGTTGCGGCTGATTACGTAATTTTACTTTGTTGTCTTCCACCGACTCGTAACGACTAATTATTTCTTGGGAAGGTTTAGAACGATAAATCGTACTTTTAGCCGATTGCGTTTTGTCATTACTCTCCGACGATTGTTGAATTTCTTCGGAAAAATCTTGATCCCGACTGGAAACGCCATCGTCGATCAATGGTCGAGCTAGTTCTTGATCCTGGCATAACGGCGTAGGCATTGAACTTGGTGCCGAACAAACCCAAGATTGTCTCGTCCTTGGCGACAAACCAGGAATCATACTGACAGATCTACGTTGCCTATGCCCACTTCTTTCCGGGGAACGTAACCGCGGTCGTTGATTCGTTTCAGGATTATGAGCCGTCTCGCCGAAATATCGTTGCAAAATATCGTCCTCCTTGGAAACCACGAGAAGCCGTAGCCAAGGTCCTGCCTGTTGAATACGTTGAACTACTTTTGCGTATTGTTCACCGCGTGTTGGTTTCCCGTCAACAGAAACGACCCGATCCCCTGTTCGTAGACCTGCTTCGGCCGCTGGAGAGTTCTCGCGCACTTGTTTCACAAATATCGTATCCATTGGCTCATCTATTTTCGTTCGTTCATGATCTGGTAGCATCTAatggaaatcaattttttccttttataaataaattgtatcaaaTTACGTAAAACTTGAATGGAATTTCAACACTTACGAAACAAGATTCTGGcggataaacaataaaatgacGAAGAGTAAAGCCAAAACCATTTTCTCCACGCTGCAACAATAATGTTCTTGGACTTCGAGGCGGCGAATTATCTTGAATCGATGGATTATCTTTCGTTGTCGCTGATGTAACACCGGCGACGATCCCGACATTTGGTCCTGTTGAAAGTGCCGATACTGCAGGTGGAGACGAACCATGttctatctaaaaaaaattttcttctttacctttttttcatttttgaacacgtactttataaatatgcgcgtaaataataatttcacacaACCAGTTTAtaccaaaaatataaaaatttgtattccaTTTTGAACGAtgatacataatttttctcaCAATTGTGACGATTATTCCTTTCCAATCCTTatcttctgttttttttttttatacgatcagagaaaaaagaaaaaatgaacataatatcgctaatgttaaattttttctaacaatttGTAACTAGGGAAAGAAATAACGGGAATAAAGATTAgcgatgaatttataaaataacaattgcaACAAAACTACGAaaaattcgagagagagagagagagagagagagagagagagagagagatgtgagaaaaaatagaaaatagaaatttaaaaaaataatacgttcaaaaataacaatggattaactaatttaaaaagttagaacatatatatatatacatatgtattattgaaaatattacgaattagTAAGCAAATGcatggaattaaaaatcttcataTTTAGCTTTCGAAAAGCACTCAACGATTCAATCTTTTCAGTTTCTTCCCTTTCTACGTCTCGAAAATGCGTTTCCCAGATTCGTTCACTAAAATAAACCGAATCAAAGTTTGGCACGATCATTTGGTTTTACGTACCGTGTGCGCCTGCCCAACCAACCCTTGAGAATTATTTCGGTCCTCAGCCATTGTGCTGTTTCCTGAAAgattggaaattaatattacgaaagtatcttaagaaatataagaataataaccatgagtaatattaaatctgtttcgtttaatatttcataattaatttcgtataCAGAATAaatgtatcgaaaaattttgttttacaaaatttcttttcatatttaaaagatttaagatAACGTTAATATCGAATATGTTTCTCAATCTTACGTGtaatatatactaaaattattatacgtacatgtatatacatatatatatatatatatatatatacatgcataGACATCGAACGGTTGAACAGCGAGCCATTCTACTTTCTCTGTAACGCGACATACtttcatgatataatttactctacttttgttttaatttgtcattttaacattttttaaaatataaaaataaaatatatgttaatttacaaaataagcAAGTTTTATATTGAAcggaaaaaatgtttatctcATGATCttgattattctataaataaaatatttttcgacctAAATAGAAGGTAAAACAATAAAtcgtattatatgtattaccTATTTTAGATACAATTGAATATATCCAATGCTTTTTGCTTATTCTATTCTAAGGAATATCCATTTCATGGATAGAATTTCTCTCTTCTATTTTAcatagtataaatttttcatatttaaaaatgttataaatagtttatagtTTCTTTAATCATTGCaagtgataattttatatatcgaagaaattagataattaaaatatttaaatatatattaaaaaattattcgtactATATTtgtaatcgaaatatatatatatataattttttgttttttttgtcattttactttttaattcttaaattaacttatgttttttttatgttttcatgtTTTCTCATTggttatatacaattaactatagaattatatacaatttaattatatacaatttgtgGACAATTCatacttttgtttttattcttgaattcATTTctgatcaaaattaattcaacgTACAAATCACTTTGctcatttccaaaaatatattaaccaATTCATAActgataaattaaatcgttaCTAAACATTGACGATTATTATGATAAGCCCGCGATTATTGTGATAAGCGGTAGGAAATTGAGAATGTAGCTTGCTGTTTTTTCTCAAGTAAgttatttcgttataaaaatattttttatagaaaaataaataaacaaatatatttatgtatcataTATCTATTCtcattcttttctaaatttttacacaataatttttcatgtttttctttaaattataatttataattataattatatcgaatatttttaaaatataacgttTCAAAATGTTCATTTAAATCGTGATatgttttgttaaattttttaaaaacaacaacacaattgcaataaattcaataaacaactcaataaacaaaatattttaaataattcgcgAAATTCAGTATATAATTCAGcctgtattatatatatgtacacattatatttgaaaaatcaaattggaGGGAAGTAGAAAAGATGAATATATACTCCGTGTATGTGTGCGTAGGAAGGAAAGGCGGAGGAAtgagatagaaagagagagaaatgtagTTACTAAACCTACAAATACACACCTTAAGTAGGAAGTGTCGCGCTTCCAGTGCTCGCAGCGCCCCTGTCGTTGCTCCCTCGTTTTTCCCGATAcgggaataaattaatttgtgctatgaaatttcgtttgtccttttaattttttccttcgctCTTATAAAGTTTTTCCACACCAATTATATGCAGacgaatcaaaaaaagaaacgccaGGCAGTGTATACTTATTAGGATGCTCGC
The sequence above is drawn from the Apis cerana isolate GH-2021 linkage group LG11, AcerK_1.0, whole genome shotgun sequence genome and encodes:
- the LOC107994952 gene encoding uncharacterized protein LOC107994952 isoform X5, producing MLPDHERTKIDEPMDTIFVKQVRENSPAAEAGLRTGDRVVSVDGKPTRGEQYAKVVQRIQQAGPWLRLLVVSKEDDILQRYFGETAHNPETNQRPRLRSPERSGHRQRRSVSMIPGLSPRTRQSWVCSAPSSMPTPLCQDQELARPLIDDGVSSRDQDFSEEIQQSSESNDKTQSAKSTIYRSKPSQEIISRYESVEDNKVKLRNQPQQLGKDTSNLTVMQSYDRSMQSDMKYNDKYDHFDRTRSESIYSRTNSDQIYDRIKDPIYEPVRFGESLRTNIDHHSSHHHHHHHHHYHPHPPNYHHYQQESPQQQQQQQQKQQQSHQHSSLTRVPLSRAEPQVPIYRPASKRISSRRASEGSTSGSMINNFETASYLSTDALRSCEPRSRFGIDSRRDSSSIHANDPSSYESSSTLVGNEANESRNENGRNGNLSGHRANSGTSSSSGINIGNTNIDDSIIMTRLRKSFEQKEEFLRRPSQPIGWFLPEERSESPVRNNNNGTVIPREFYARPQKFQKQVWPPTDSKQDQQLSILKSAQNSNRTFPGKLVSDKSSSNQNVQRMKSSNDGAEEIDYFTSRNEQIEETSNTTHPLEYMHQQIVTPNVCDRLSTPSSCDDNRDSKESDKHQQQLQRNVGKSSNFVGTLSRIHENIASVGALLSGERQSIDGRNGASSLPSSPGPEKKMNDKFPILPQGLQIVSKRAKQFESGRLLSDDDEPTGDRTNLYRSELSRLSNKRSVPNVAVRKREFESKAEAQEPRRLPPVSTRETKSLDSGSGLKGNRIIPIGSKQIHCEPPINYNTLEETSNPRIIDGEHVQSRIRSNSAESWESTSANNMLETARHHWSRRQDDTERKRNINGNDDSIYVDTTRSSDENAIIVEKGSRSQQQDDYTQIIKTEHGMLPSDNDTHNNQVVFRRQKNTQIADEDRATRRVSYLKATWGERIHVDSDLELSDYEPVIHTSRSIHKRWRLLPNDIASLRRIFEEVTQSASLNKNINRGNTREPAVTDIVKDVGQMEREGPLHVKFTVLDGKRSSDRSWKQLWGILRGPILFFYKDRQNQSPSLACDGENVAQSVDVRCSLVDIAEDYTKRKHVLRLANPNAEVLLQTEDAASMALWLRALHEHAAAEKPSEIAQNSTLKQQAVPQTPGPTNSSSPCQMNSVTMTVSTSSGSGSQRLSPLPGHKGIKKLTSFRNRSPTGQSPINKTRKPSQTIDNLVSPKTKTWKGRVAKQLRKMHGQTASPSSPTTQLPPEGATFKVPLELCPPSSFSEYVPLIVEMCTSIVEARGLEVVGIYRVPGNTAAISHLTDSVNKGFENINLQDPRWSDVNVISSLLKSFFRQLPDSLLTAELYPMFIDADKVEDPQRRMTTIRKLLRDLPEHHFATLKYLMFHLKRIVEHSEVNKMEAKNLAIVFGPTLVRASGSRDNMVTMVTDMSHQCRIVESLLNNVDWFFSDDDLDDLSRLSVNLSLPADTSEIETTTSSNNHNLLLNNIQKVEGVREMASAKDIVSSIISAANRKIQRRRKCQDETDNETHEVDKPRMKQDTENLQNRRSMALNERQCSVSEIVLMHENQNQSNRSIDRSTDRSDDRSPTLDGIAHASTDDIIADCAITNRDMLNNHDNVVPSEKSNKYLNRTIESVPSMQSPIHRSTVSSTSESSRLSSETGLSCFDASSTLSSASNDTKQSNDEITIRTYAGLSATTQERIRRFEQETKAMLQRDQNRQRREAERREEERRRIETEWQLAKNEMENDDLLDSIVDSTVMTPTAYLSSATRLSNFNDKSYLDIGSRSTGRVPHLSIAVQQQPTSVRRVSLLANESTTILPQENISDSTIKKLKTDTEQILEGSTLSSIRYGSLDSLHETHEISQSSLSPTNQQRKPLSSDVSDDAGSCFLQWTQKILTINKKLSRQTANPGFWWYISSHLHGTASPPGPASKTAGPSPMPMSMPMSIPLSMPISMPMSIPMPMSMPGRMQVPGSVSDADDIDVVQRSSTPIASSSRVPASEPSEFSEPIEPVEQSPPRGVSSGSGAGLSSKTLNRFLRGSDLLTSLTTTFDRKWRSLVNSSNQTIRGTTMENLSLSDEDAVITQRDSQNLRNQRGGGGGGGGGLREEKDQEKTTISQSSFSIESYRDPSLHKMCIEKHQYDRQKNDAPEKDTDSSVTENSSVDRLDDDAIPDNDRSAIARKKIESSKETVYESSPDTNQAQEYCRIEKEASVNLSQSDKVADDAKDLNRRDTDSNYSNKLEKFESLTKFEVRSRLKRSESLNKRSENTSSKLKRSESLNKHSVERLSSPTNGKLKRSESLNKHSERSDSPNSKLKRSESLTKTEKTECNISKRRQSVRKDSATKLKRKNGMPERSIKRRHTVGGTKDFDKVHWLDNKLQVEAERVVKNEYRPKKSQLRTSSPDLSTGRIGLTDASFLIEVSFRGPSNVVFNVTNARPQSLPDTSLASKVFKVPLESHV